The genomic window AATAAACAGATAAAGGAGATTAGATTTGGTAAATTAGGCGGATCACAAAGCCTTTTCCTCTCTTCGAGAGGAGCAAGGCCATTTTTTTGATGTTTTGAGCCACGGCAATAAGGAGGCATTGCTCTCTGACTTTGGCAAGCCCCCTGTAGCGTGCATAACGAAGCCCATGAAGTTCTTTGGCGTCAGCGAAGCTGCGCT from Planifilum fulgidum includes these protein-coding regions:
- a CDS encoding transposase; translated protein: RSFADAKELHGLRYARYRGLAKVREQCLLIAVAQNIKKMALLLSKRGKGFVIRLIYQI